A genomic window from Leptolyngbya sp. BL0902 includes:
- the purT gene encoding formate-dependent phosphoribosylglycinamide formyltransferase, translated as MTLSLGTPLTELAQRLLLLGSGELGREVALEAIRLGLEVIAVDRYDHAPAMALAHRRHVIDMLDGEALRRVITQEQPSLIVPEVEAIATDTLVALEAEGWRVIPTARATQLTMNREGIRRLAAEELGLKTSPYRFAATEAEYLAAVDAVGLPCVVKPIMSSSGKGQSTVRSEADVKAAWAYAREAGRGKSDRVIVEGFIPFDTEITLLTVRASDGTHFCPPIGHRQESGDYRESWQPCPLHPDTLATCQAIARQITDALGGWGLFGVELFIAGAPNQPQTVYFSEVSPRPHDTGMVTLVSQHQSEFELHVRAILGLPIGEITQIQPGASAVILAPGPSNAPRYEGLEAALQVPTSKVRLFGKPTASPNRRLGVALALGDTVEQAKERAIACAQEVKVIL; from the coding sequence ATGACCCTCTCCCTTGGCACCCCCCTCACCGAATTGGCCCAGCGTTTGCTTTTGCTGGGGTCGGGCGAGTTGGGGCGCGAGGTAGCCCTGGAGGCTATCCGCCTGGGGCTGGAGGTGATTGCGGTGGATCGCTACGACCACGCCCCCGCCATGGCCCTGGCCCATCGCCGCCACGTCATTGACATGCTGGACGGGGAGGCCCTGCGGCGGGTGATCACCCAAGAGCAGCCCAGCCTGATTGTGCCAGAGGTCGAAGCCATCGCCACCGATACCCTAGTGGCCCTAGAGGCCGAGGGCTGGCGCGTCATCCCCACCGCCCGCGCCACCCAACTCACTATGAACCGCGAGGGCATCCGCCGCCTAGCCGCCGAGGAACTGGGCCTGAAAACTTCCCCCTACCGCTTTGCCGCCACCGAAGCCGAGTACCTGGCCGCCGTGGATGCGGTGGGTCTGCCCTGCGTGGTAAAGCCGATCATGAGCTCCTCCGGCAAGGGCCAAAGCACCGTGCGGTCGGAGGCCGACGTGAAAGCCGCCTGGGCCTATGCCCGCGAAGCCGGACGAGGCAAAAGCGACCGGGTGATCGTGGAAGGGTTCATCCCCTTCGACACCGAAATTACCCTGCTGACGGTGCGGGCCAGCGACGGCACCCACTTCTGCCCCCCCATCGGCCACCGCCAAGAGTCCGGCGACTATCGCGAATCCTGGCAACCCTGTCCCCTCCACCCTGATACCCTGGCCACCTGCCAAGCCATCGCCCGCCAAATCACCGACGCCCTCGGCGGCTGGGGGCTCTTCGGCGTGGAACTGTTCATCGCTGGAGCCCCTAACCAGCCCCAAACCGTCTACTTTAGCGAAGTTAGCCCCCGCCCCCACGACACGGGCATGGTAACGCTGGTCAGCCAACACCAGTCGGAATTTGAACTGCACGTTCGGGCCATCCTGGGCCTACCCATCGGCGAGATCACCCAAATCCAGCCCGGTGCCTCGGCGGTGATCCTCGCCCCCGGCCCCAGCAATGCTCCCCGCTACGAAGGCTTAGAAGCTGCCCTGCAAGTGCCAACCAGCAAAGTTCGCCTCTTTGGCAAACCCACCGCCAGCCCCAACCGCCGCCTCGGCGTGGCCCTTGCCCTGGGCGACACCGTAGAACAGGCCAAGGAACGCGCCATCGCCTGCGCCCAAGAGGTTAAGGTCATCCTATAA
- a CDS encoding GspE/PulE family protein produces the protein MSDSLQKQLRHREISLEDALKQFQGTTDDWSVTWVDRALCKQFLRKTKNTPGLPPIVPLILWQNCYYLGSISPLNQEQRLSLGDCLGADIKVLPITADHYRQWFRYYNSEHHRNSAETQRDPLTGEILPENLQETAQLHLSQVDDQIERIKTLILSALRNRASDIHLEPTVDGLRVRYRIDGMLRQVTTFPADVGRRMVVALKVMSEMDIADSRRPQDGRIGEKYQLGQMDYGLDLRVNTLPCVSSVKGKASEKAVLRLLKQDNSCTPLQEIGFTPTTFPVYQSWLEQPQGMIILTGPTGSGKTSTLYASLKEIATDSVNVVTVEDPVEYVLPGITQTQVNEAAGMTFAAGLRSILRQDPDIIMIGEIRDSETAETAVRAALTGHLVFTTLHTNDAIGAIPRLKDIGPDPGLISDALLGVVAQRLVRRVCPHCAEPYTPTAQELAILGLSVSETNTESFRKGRGCTQCFDTGYLGREALIELLNVDDRVRQIIYEGSLTQLNHYLHSIDYPCFRVAAIAKVAAGATTIEEIKRVIPSSALIQRTGKSPREDVGLRAI, from the coding sequence ATGAGTGATTCCCTGCAAAAGCAGCTTCGGCATCGTGAAATTTCCCTGGAAGATGCGCTCAAGCAATTTCAGGGCACGACCGATGATTGGTCGGTGACTTGGGTAGATCGGGCGCTGTGCAAGCAGTTTCTTCGGAAAACGAAAAACACCCCTGGATTGCCGCCCATCGTTCCCCTAATTCTTTGGCAGAATTGCTATTATTTGGGGTCGATTTCCCCGCTTAACCAAGAACAACGTCTCAGCCTGGGAGATTGTCTGGGGGCCGACATTAAGGTACTGCCCATTACGGCGGATCACTACCGTCAATGGTTCCGCTACTACAATTCCGAGCACCATCGCAACAGTGCTGAAACCCAGCGCGATCCGCTGACCGGGGAAATTCTACCGGAAAATTTGCAGGAAACCGCCCAACTCCATCTATCCCAGGTGGATGACCAGATTGAGCGGATTAAAACATTGATTTTGAGTGCGTTGCGGAACCGGGCCAGCGATATTCACCTAGAGCCGACGGTGGATGGGCTGCGGGTGCGCTACCGCATTGATGGGATGCTGCGCCAGGTGACGACCTTTCCGGCGGATGTGGGGCGGCGCATGGTGGTGGCCCTGAAGGTGATGTCGGAGATGGACATTGCCGATAGTCGTCGGCCCCAGGATGGCCGCATTGGCGAAAAGTATCAGCTTGGCCAGATGGATTATGGCCTAGACTTGCGGGTGAACACCCTGCCCTGCGTCAGCAGCGTGAAGGGTAAGGCCAGCGAAAAGGCGGTGCTGCGGTTGCTGAAGCAGGATAATTCCTGCACGCCGCTTCAGGAGATTGGCTTTACCCCCACCACCTTTCCGGTGTACCAAAGCTGGCTAGAGCAGCCCCAGGGCATGATTATCCTCACCGGGCCAACGGGGTCGGGCAAAACCAGCACCCTCTACGCCAGCCTGAAGGAAATCGCCACCGATTCGGTGAATGTGGTGACGGTGGAAGACCCGGTGGAATACGTGCTTCCCGGCATTACCCAAACCCAGGTGAACGAGGCGGCGGGGATGACCTTTGCGGCGGGGTTGCGATCCATCCTGCGCCAGGATCCAGACATTATTATGATCGGTGAAATCCGCGATAGTGAAACTGCCGAAACCGCCGTCCGGGCTGCTCTCACCGGGCACCTGGTCTTTACTACCCTGCACACCAACGACGCCATCGGGGCCATCCCTCGCCTGAAGGACATCGGCCCCGACCCCGGCCTGATTAGCGATGCCCTGCTGGGGGTGGTGGCCCAGCGCTTGGTGCGGCGGGTGTGCCCCCACTGTGCCGAACCCTATACCCCTACGGCCCAGGAGCTAGCGATTTTGGGCCTCTCGGTCAGCGAAACCAACACCGAGTCCTTCCGCAAAGGGCGGGGCTGCACCCAATGTTTTGACACGGGCTACCTAGGCCGCGAAGCCCTGATTGAACTGCTGAATGTGGACGACCGAGTCCGCCAAATTATCTACGAAGGCTCCCTCACCCAACTCAACCACTACCTCCACAGCATCGACTATCCCTGCTTCCGGGTGGCGGCCATTGCCAAAGTTGCTGCGGGGGCTACCACCATCGAGGAAATTAAGCGGGTGATTCCCTCCAGCGCGTTGATTCAACGGACGGGCAAATCCCCCCGCGAAGATGTGGGTCTGCGGGCCATTTAG
- a CDS encoding DUF3782 domain-containing protein → MATTSEEVWRILGELAEAQKETERRFQETEQRFQKTDELLKQRFQETERLMRRQNQQFNEQLGKLGNRLGEFVEWQVRPVVVRLFQERGIAVHEFYPGASAQRDGEGIEIDLLVVNSTEAILVEVKSKLTQTDVDEHLERLSKFKRLMPRYGDVHAMGAVAGMVVPDEVARYAYRQGLFVMAQSGDSVVILNDATFQPRRW, encoded by the coding sequence ATGGCGACTACATCCGAAGAAGTTTGGCGAATTTTAGGCGAACTGGCAGAGGCCCAAAAGGAGACGGAGCGACGTTTCCAGGAAACCGAGCAACGCTTCCAGAAAACCGATGAGCTATTGAAACAACGCTTTCAGGAAACCGAACGCTTGATGCGTCGCCAAAACCAGCAGTTCAACGAACAGTTGGGCAAACTGGGCAACCGCCTAGGGGAATTTGTGGAATGGCAGGTGCGTCCGGTGGTGGTGCGCTTGTTTCAGGAACGGGGCATTGCCGTCCATGAGTTTTACCCTGGAGCCTCGGCCCAGCGTGATGGAGAGGGCATCGAAATCGACCTGCTGGTTGTAAATTCCACGGAAGCCATCCTGGTGGAAGTGAAAAGCAAACTTACCCAGACCGATGTGGATGAACATTTGGAACGGCTGAGCAAATTTAAGCGGCTGATGCCCCGCTACGGCGATGTCCATGCCATGGGAGCCGTGGCCGGAATGGTGGTGCCCGACGAGGTGGCCCGCTACGCCTATCGACAAGGGCTGTTTGTGATGGCGCAATCGGGGGATAGCGTTGTTATCCTCAACGATGCCACCTTTCAACCCCGTCGTTGGTAA
- a CDS encoding ABC transporter substrate-binding protein — protein MKRRSWFRYTLLAFTGLLLSWLVACGGGQPSGSGTGADGTQEVEFWTMQLQPDFTDYFNELIAQYESENPGVTVRWVDVPWADMQSKILTAVTAGTAPDVVNLNPDFAAQLASRNAWLPLDDKVSEADRAVYLPNIWQANTLNGQSFGIPWYLTTNVTLYNQTLLEQAGVEPPTTYAELADVAQAVREKTGKYAYFTTFVPEDSADVLQSFVQMGVELVDDQGKAAFNTPEGKAVFQYWTDLYTNDLLPREVLTQGHRRAIELFQAGEVALLSTGAEFFPTIETNAPDIAAVTSSAPQISGDTGKKNVAVMNLVIPASSDVPEAAINFALYVTNDANQLAFAQAANVLPSTTAALQDDYFQVNDNAAPGVEQARSVSAAQMGQAEVLIPAMDGIKQLQAILYDNLQAAMLGQKTVDQAITDAAAEWDAR, from the coding sequence ATGAAACGACGTTCCTGGTTCCGTTACACCCTGCTTGCCTTCACCGGACTCCTGCTGAGTTGGCTGGTGGCCTGTGGTGGAGGACAACCGAGCGGGTCGGGAACCGGGGCCGATGGCACCCAGGAAGTCGAGTTCTGGACGATGCAGCTCCAGCCAGACTTTACCGATTATTTCAATGAGTTGATCGCCCAGTACGAGAGCGAAAATCCCGGTGTTACCGTGCGCTGGGTGGATGTGCCCTGGGCCGATATGCAGAGCAAAATCCTCACCGCCGTTACTGCTGGCACCGCGCCGGATGTGGTGAACCTCAACCCCGACTTTGCCGCCCAACTGGCTAGCCGCAATGCCTGGTTGCCCCTCGATGACAAAGTGAGCGAGGCAGATCGGGCGGTGTATTTACCCAACATTTGGCAGGCCAATACGCTAAACGGCCAAAGCTTCGGCATTCCCTGGTACCTCACCACCAACGTTACCCTCTACAACCAAACCCTGCTAGAGCAAGCCGGGGTAGAGCCGCCCACCACCTATGCCGAACTGGCGGACGTGGCCCAGGCGGTGAGGGAGAAAACCGGGAAATACGCCTACTTCACCACCTTTGTGCCGGAGGATTCCGCCGATGTGCTGCAATCCTTCGTGCAGATGGGGGTCGAACTGGTGGACGACCAAGGCAAGGCCGCGTTTAATACCCCCGAAGGCAAGGCTGTGTTCCAATACTGGACGGACTTGTACACCAACGACCTACTCCCCAGGGAAGTGCTGACCCAGGGCCACCGTCGCGCCATTGAACTGTTTCAGGCCGGAGAAGTGGCGCTGCTATCTACCGGGGCCGAGTTTTTCCCCACCATCGAAACCAACGCCCCTGATATTGCTGCCGTCACCAGCAGCGCCCCCCAAATTAGCGGCGACACGGGCAAAAAGAACGTGGCCGTGATGAACCTGGTCATCCCCGCCAGCAGCGATGTACCGGAAGCGGCGATTAACTTTGCCCTTTACGTGACCAACGACGCTAACCAACTTGCCTTTGCCCAAGCCGCCAACGTGCTGCCCTCCACCACCGCCGCCCTGCAAGACGACTACTTCCAAGTCAACGACAATGCCGCCCCAGGGGTAGAGCAGGCCCGCTCCGTCAGTGCCGCCCAGATGGGCCAAGCCGAAGTGCTGATTCCCGCCATGGACGGCATCAAACAACTCCAAGCCATCCTCTATGACAACCTGCAAGCCGCCATGCTGGGCCAAAAAACCGTAGACCAAGCCATCACCGATGCCGCCGCCGAGTGGGATGCTCGGTAG
- a CDS encoding bifunctional folylpolyglutamate synthase/dihydrofolate synthase codes for MTTADSQITALLDGFGRFGVDLGLERIEVLLGTLGYPQRRVPMIHVAGSNGKGSVCAYLSSVLGAAGYRVGRYTSPHLVSWRERICINDQPIAAEDLRRVLDRVIAAIDPDQPSPTQFEVFTAAAWLYFAESEVDVAVIEVGLGGRLDATNVVETPLVSVITSLSREHWQRLGPTLADIAREKAGILKPGRPAVVGPLPPEAEAVVKARLAELDCPVVWPHPAQPVGEHRARYEMAQDSLTQDSLTYPLPFPGEHQLTNSALAVAALLELRRQGWDISDAAIVQGMGAARWPGRLQWIRWQDDAGQAHPLLIDGAHNPAAAQVLRRYVDAQLAKSDGLSPTTTPTATQGVAWLMGMLTTKDHREVFEALLRPGDSLYLVPVPEHLSADPSELAAIAKAVCPDLSHCGTYADLRQGLTAMVRDAASLKVFCGSLYLIGHFFATESQVTESYSRLEKA; via the coding sequence GTGACAACCGCCGATTCTCAAATTACGGCACTCCTCGATGGCTTTGGTCGCTTTGGGGTGGATCTGGGCTTAGAACGTATCGAGGTATTGCTGGGGACCTTGGGCTATCCCCAGCGGCGGGTGCCGATGATCCATGTGGCGGGCAGCAACGGCAAGGGTTCGGTCTGCGCCTATTTGTCTTCGGTACTGGGGGCGGCGGGCTACCGAGTGGGACGCTATACCTCGCCCCATTTGGTGAGCTGGCGAGAGCGTATTTGCATTAACGATCAGCCCATTGCCGCCGAGGATCTGCGCCGAGTGCTGGATCGGGTGATTGCTGCCATTGACCCCGATCAACCTTCGCCCACCCAGTTTGAGGTGTTTACGGCGGCGGCGTGGCTGTATTTTGCCGAGTCTGAGGTGGATGTGGCGGTGATTGAGGTGGGCCTAGGCGGGCGGCTGGATGCCACCAACGTAGTCGAAACGCCCCTGGTGAGCGTGATTACCTCCCTCAGCCGGGAGCATTGGCAGCGCCTTGGCCCCACCCTGGCAGACATTGCGCGGGAAAAGGCGGGTATCCTCAAGCCCGGACGGCCTGCGGTGGTTGGGCCGCTGCCCCCAGAGGCGGAGGCAGTGGTGAAGGCGCGGCTGGCGGAGTTGGATTGTCCGGTGGTGTGGCCCCATCCAGCCCAGCCCGTGGGTGAACATCGGGCCCGCTACGAAATGGCTCAGGACAGCCTGACCCAGGACAGCCTCACCTACCCGCTGCCCTTTCCGGGGGAGCACCAACTCACCAATTCGGCCCTGGCGGTGGCGGCGCTGCTGGAACTGCGGCGGCAGGGGTGGGACATCTCCGATGCGGCGATTGTGCAGGGGATGGGGGCGGCTCGATGGCCTGGGCGGTTGCAGTGGATCCGCTGGCAGGACGACGCTGGACAGGCTCACCCGCTGCTGATTGACGGTGCCCATAACCCCGCTGCGGCCCAGGTATTGCGCCGCTATGTGGATGCTCAGTTGGCCAAGTCCGATGGGCTGTCTCCAACGACGACCCCAACGGCAACTCAGGGCGTGGCATGGCTGATGGGGATGCTGACTACCAAGGATCATCGCGAGGTGTTTGAAGCCCTGCTGCGACCGGGGGACAGCCTGTACTTGGTGCCTGTGCCGGAACACCTGTCAGCGGATCCGTCAGAACTGGCGGCGATAGCTAAAGCGGTCTGTCCCGATCTGTCCCACTGTGGCACCTACGCTGATCTGCGTCAGGGGCTAACGGCTATGGTGAGGGATGCGGCATCGCTCAAAGTATTTTGCGGGTCGCTGTATTTGATTGGCCATTTCTTTGCCACAGAAAGTCAGGTCACAGAGTCCTACAGCAGACTCGAAAAAGCATGA
- a CDS encoding P-II family nitrogen regulator → MKKIEAIIRPFKLDEVKIALVNAGIVGMTVSEVRGFGRQKGQTERYRGSEYTVEFLQKLKIEIVVDEAQVDTVVDKIISAARTGEIGDGKIFVSPVDEIIRIRTGEKNTEAV, encoded by the coding sequence ATGAAGAAGATAGAAGCTATCATTCGCCCTTTTAAGCTCGATGAAGTCAAAATTGCCCTAGTCAACGCGGGCATCGTCGGGATGACGGTGTCTGAGGTGCGTGGGTTTGGCCGTCAGAAGGGCCAGACCGAGCGCTATCGGGGTTCTGAATACACCGTTGAGTTTTTGCAGAAGCTCAAGATTGAAATTGTGGTGGATGAAGCCCAAGTTGATACTGTGGTGGACAAAATCATTTCTGCCGCCCGTACGGGAGAAATTGGGGACGGCAAGATTTTTGTCAGCCCCGTGGATGAAATTATTCGGATTCGGACTGGCGAAAAGAATACCGAGGCCGTCTAA